ATTTCGGGCATCCAAAGCCAAGACTTTTCGATTTCGTTGGCCGTTTAAAATAATCACTATTTCTCTCGCATGAAAGCTTCCACACCTTGTTTTGACGGTTCGAAATATCGTCGTCTTGGTCCATCAAGAAAAAGTCGACGTTTTGTTTGAACGGCCACGGCAAAATGGCGTCATATTCCCCCTTCATGATGACAACATACAACGACAAATGGGAACCTTTGCCTTGTCCTAAGCCATTCAAAAAAGCCTCAGCTCGAAGTTTGTAGCCATACTGACCAGTATAAAATGGTGGACTGCAAAGCTTTTCTTTGTCTTTCTTCGTAGCAGACTGTTTCATGAGGTGGTCATAGTTAGATATTTTCCATAAAAACTTCCCGTTCATGCATATATTTTCTTGGCGTACTTCCAGTTCTCTGATGCGTGTATGCGCTAGATCGAGATGTTGCTCGATAGTCTCCTGGATATGTTGCACCATGTCCAAACGACGACACTAGAGAAAAGTGGACACGTTGTTAAATAATTATGAATGGAAcgtgataaaaataaagaaaagaatcAAAAGCACCAGACATTTAACAATATCAGAGAGTAAAAGTACCACagccttttaaaaacatttcaaatttaTATCTATTGACacaatttataaagaaagaaaatttattgtaaatttgtaaaaaaaaagcaaaaaaaaaatttggaaattggaacaaagaaaaaggaaataatAACGGTTGAAAACATATCAATCACATTTCACATTTCTATTGTGTAGCATTGAAACTTCCACCACATCACAGCCTAAATGTTTTGTCAATTAAAACGAACAAAATAAACTACCTTAAACTTGCATCCGACATCGCTGTACCTACATGCAACCACTGCAAGAGGACAGTCACCATCAGAATCTATATGTTGGTTCATCTAAAAAATATAGAGAGTTAGCATTTACCGACTACAGTCAACAATTAACAATAAAGAAAATCACACGAACAATAACACCCACATCAACAGCAGCTAAATATCACCATACCTGATTTCTTGGAATATCACTCCTACCACATGCATTCACACAATCAACTGGTACTAATTGACACTGCTCAATGTGATCCTGAAATAAAAACCGTAAAACAAGTTTAGTATCGCATTCCATCTGCCATCGATACTTTCCTGACTTGTAGCAGAACATTATCTCACAGAGCTGCATCGTTTTGTTATGTTCTGTCTGACAGATAAACAAGGTTATAGGtgaaaaaacgaaaacaaaactttGACAAAATAATCACCCATTTATAGCGGTATCCTAAttcccataaaatttaaataacaagCAGAAGCCTGGATTCCTTCACAGGTTAGCAAATAGTCTCTAGCtctaatagccgtattttgggTGGTCAAAATGGTTGCGCACAGCTTCATTTCCGACCAAGACAGAGTAATTTAATTATTTGCTGACAGTAAAACAAGTACGAACGAAATTGCGATGCAGGGACAAGCAAATTTCTGAGGACTCTTCCATGGGCTAACAACTTTACAAGTAAACTTACTTGCAAACTTCCTAGTTCTCCAGTCCATTCACAATCGTTTCCAAAATTGTAGCAACGAACCATTAATGACATAATAGTACGCTTGCATGCTCTGTCTGGATAAacctaaaaaaagattttattcatGCTTGTTATGAGAATATTATTATTGATGTTCTTATTACACGAAACATGGTGGATCATTCTATTAtatataaataggaacagtcaTAGTCtggccaaaattaaaaaaataaatgtttgacACAACTGGTTTAAGGCACTTAGTTTTGATAGAGAACCTTTTATCACGTTCTTATTAGACGtggcaaattattttattatatatgaaTGGAAACAACCACGGGCGggctaaaagtttaaaaaataataaaaaataattttgttaactTAATTTCATATTCACGCGTATAGCACTTATACAGAGACTTAATCATCACATACACATAGCAATGGGAGCCTTAGTATCAATATCAGTGTTATGTAATTTTGTTCAACGTTATGTCGCTTGAAAACGGTACACAGATAAAGCACCAACGATAAATCTTTCCTCACAAAGAAATAAGTTCTTaggctttaaaaaaatataacttgtTTTTTCTCAGCAATTGATAGATGTGAAGGAAGACATACTTTAAATTATCGtattaattttaagggctgtatTGCAACACAATAAAACCAAGGTATGAATTAAGGTAATAATTGAGAAAGGTTAAATTATACTCCTGTATACACTAACTGTATCCCTATGTTCTAGAAGTGTTGTAATTACAGTATTTTCTCACGGCAATTTACATACATCATTTAAATAAATGATGtatgtataaataaataaatgaattaaaggAATGTCTTAATAACATGATAACATTGATGGAAGATAAGCCAAAtggttttattaaatattattatctcAAAATTGAAATGTCAACCATATCAATTGAACAAAAAAACGAAAGGTGATAACAACAGTACACAAACAAGATATGCATAACGTTTGTGTAATGTTCTAAACATTAACACATGAATACTAACTCTCTCAGGTTCACATCCCTCCATTAACTCATCAATGTatgatttcttctttttatttctcACATGGTAAACAGACGAGCCACGCCTCAGCAAAGAAACTCCGGAAGACGTTCTGGAGTTAACTGGACCGTCAACATTAAGATATGAAGTATCGCAATCCTCACTGTCAACTGGTTCTTTATTTAAATCAATCGTAAAAGATGGCAGGTCATCAAATGAATTTGGAACTGCTTCCATGTTGTTTTCAACAGAGCTGACAACATTCTCATGATCCAAATTAATATTCCAGTTATCAAAACTAGGTGTTTTTTGAGAATCACTGTCAACTGTAGCagtttttaactttgttgaaTGTGATCGTGCAGTTGGTTTGTAGGGTTTAGGTGCAAACAAATTAACAGATGAGTTATTTGCCCTTGCGGATGAGTTAACACTAAAGCTCATAGATTTTGGCAACACAGGACTCCTTGAAGTAGAAATATTATTGTCTGTTGATTCATTGTCTGACAAGTCCTTATTCAATGTCTGTATTGAGTTTTGAAATGTGTTAACTGTTGACGGCTGTAAATTTAACTTCAACGTATCTTTAAATGAGTGAGTTGTGGTAGCAAGATTTGACTTGCTTTCATCTTCAGAATGACTTATATTAGAAACAGGTGCAATGTCAAATGTGCCATCTTTTTTTGGAATAATATCGTTTTTTGAATGCTTAACAGAAGTGCTAAATTTTATTGAGTATAATGCAGCCTGTTTTTCTTCTTCCAATACGTCAATCTGACCATCAAGAACAGGAGAAGGTAAAGCTTCAACACTGTTAACATTAACAGCGTTTATATGATCTTCAAGGTCCTCTAGACATGGCTTCTTTGGTATTCGAAGAACTGGTGACAGAACTTCTGCTTCAGTTTTACTAGTTAGAGCATTTAGTGACCAGGAGCGACTTCTAGTACCTAAAGTGGTCTCTGGCGGTGCTAGAAGAAAGTTTTTCACAGATTCAATCCTTGCTTCATGTATTCTGTCATTCTTATTGTTGTGTGACTGCATTGGAATGTTGTCAATGGGATTAGTTTCTAAGACCTCGTTCAATTGAAACTCAAGATCATGCAAGGTTTTCTCCATATTGAAAAACAAGTCGTCAGTTTTAAATTTAGGAGAAACCAACCCTGAGCTTGCTCCATTTTTACCACTATGTGTATATTTTGGTATATCATCAAGTGATGTTGACTTACCAGGTTTTATGAAGGAACCACGAGGCCAAGTAAGGCGTCTACCTGTTTCCTCACATGTGTCATATGCAAATAAGTCATGATCAAGTAAAGGATTGTTATCGTCAGTAACAATATCTGAATGAAAACTTTGTTCTTGCTCCTCAAGTATATCTACTGAAGACCAGCTAACAACTTCCATATGCTGGTCGTCATCACAAACATCACGAGTTAGATTTTTTTGTTGAGGCATGCCTACGTTAAAAACATCATCATTATTATCTAACTGGCTTCGTAAAAGCTTTCTCTCTTCAACTTGAGAAAAGGACAAGTCATCATTGTCTGTGTTGTTATCAAGACTTTCGCTTGACGCCCAGTATGATATACTGTCCTTACTTTCCTTTCCTTCTTCCTCAGAAAAAGTAGCATGTGGCAAAAAAGAATGGTTAGAAGCATTTAGTGGTGCAATATTATGATCATCATATTTTAAATTAGGCTCAAATTCTGAAAGTTTTCTAGCTAAAAGAACCTCTATAGGTTCCTCCTCAACATCATCCTGGTGCAAAGGAATAATTTGTTCATCATTCACATCAGGACCAATGCCACTATCTCTTGCCATGTCTAAGTTAGTTCTTAAATTTGGTGGTGGTGTAAATAAACTCGTAAGTTTTTCTA
Above is a window of Hydractinia symbiolongicarpus strain clone_291-10 chromosome 3, HSymV2.1, whole genome shotgun sequence DNA encoding:
- the LOC130635558 gene encoding uncharacterized protein LOC130635558, giving the protein MANIFRKVKKKIVGNNSSQNGTNSKKKVNHDFEYTDPLANINFQSSSQSFFTPTHGNAAELTIFWTQPRTTRERKDNPIYVNEPVDFYEDFIPAENVHDLYRVRDRRSWVEPGVMNTTTHEVPRSKSLSYIPNITYDKEIQRRPEPPKRLDTFQNNNLSGVEKLTSLFTPPPNLRTNLDMARDSGIGPDVNDEQIIPLHQDDVEEEPIEVLLARKLSEFEPNLKYDDHNIAPLNASNHSFLPHATFSEEEGKESKDSISYWASSESLDNNTDNDDLSFSQVEERKLLRSQLDNNDDVFNVGMPQQKNLTRDVCDDDQHMEVVSWSSVDILEEQEQSFHSDIVTDDNNPLLDHDLFAYDTCEETGRRLTWPRGSFIKPGKSTSLDDIPKYTHSGKNGASSGLVSPKFKTDDLFFNMEKTLHDLEFQLNEVLETNPIDNIPMQSHNNKNDRIHEARIESVKNFLLAPPETTLGTRSRSWSLNALTSKTEAEVLSPVLRIPKKPCLEDLEDHINAVNVNSVEALPSPVLDGQIDVLEEEKQAALYSIKFSTSVKHSKNDIIPKKDGTFDIAPVSNISHSEDESKSNLATTTHSFKDTLKLNLQPSTVNTFQNSIQTLNKDLSDNESTDNNISTSRSPVLPKSMSFSVNSSARANNSSVNLFAPKPYKPTARSHSTKLKTATVDSDSQKTPSFDNWNINLDHENVVSSVENNMEAVPNSFDDLPSFTIDLNKEPVDSEDCDTSYLNVDGPVNSRTSSGVSLLRRGSSVYHVRNKKKKSYIDELMEGCEPERVYPDRACKRTIMSLMVRCYNFGNDCEWTGELGSLQDHIEQCQLVPVDCVNACGRSDIPRNQMNQHIDSDGDCPLAVVACRYSDVGCKFKCRRLDMVQHIQETIEQHLDLAHTRIRELEVRQENICMNGKFLWKISNYDHLMKQSATKKDKEKLCSPPFYTGQYGYKLRAEAFLNGLGQGKGSHLSLYVVIMKGEYDAILPWPFKQNVDFFLMDQDDDISNRQNKVWKLSCERNSDYFKRPTKSKSLGFGCPKFVSLETLATRNYIRDQTIFIKIVVEPTDGLIFNPSVTTH